The proteins below come from a single uncultured Carboxylicivirga sp. genomic window:
- a CDS encoding efflux RND transporter permease subunit, whose protein sequence is MSIYSTAVKKPISTIMIFIAVIVFGIYSLFYLPVDMYPEVEPPYITVMTTYVGANAEEIETNVTKLIEDGLNSVDDLKEITSRSQDNISVVTLEFEWEADLTEAVNNIRDALEFVKDDLPNDAESPLVYKFNSSMAPVLFFAVNAKESYNGLEKILDEKIVNPLNRVNGIGSISILGAPGRRIYVECDPLKLDAYGITVEQIGQIISAENMNVPSGHIKMGQFDYQLRVEGEFDDSYELENLVIGNNNGKTVYLKDIAVVNDTFREKELDERFEGNPGMRLMVMKQSGANTVQVAEDVKAMMQELKTSLPPDISFYEIMDSSSDIQKSINNLIDTLKFSLIFVVLVVLLFLGRWRATFIIVLTIPISLIVAFTYLFVSGNSINIISLASLSIAIGMVVDDAIVVLENIIKHIERGSSPREAAIYATKEVWLSVIATTLVVVAVFFPLTLVGGQTGVLFKQLGWIVTITVTTSTIAAITLTPMLSAQLLRLKEKKSNKVSLYDKYVTTTLDAIDNGYGKIVDWSIHHKKVIIPSVIAIFIGTMMLSKQLNFENMPETDQSSLTVNIELLTGLRVEETMATAREIEQFIKKDIPEAKLVYTSSGTDDEGGISAIFSESATHTIEMRIKLVDIADRDRSVWQLADVLRTKLDRMPEIVSSSVSTAANTGFGGSTGVDVEIYGYDIKKTTLLANEIADRLKTIEGAADISISREKEKPQLQVVFDRDKLSEYGLNTSTASMAVRNRMSGLTASKLREEGDEYDIVVRYDENARNTISDIENISIMTPTGKLVRVAELGKVEEYWAPPQIEHKQRQRMLTVSTVAGKGLSLSELAELVKVEVSKVDMPGEVWISIGGAYKDMQDNTKDLGLLFLIIIILVYIVMASQFESLKMPFIIMLSILFSFSGVVLALYITNTTMSTIAMLGAILLVGIVVKNGIVMIDFMNLLRERGVELHEATVTACRSRLRPILMTAMTTVLGMLPMALSVSEGSEIWAPMGITVIGGLLFSTIITLVIVPVVYVLMARHGARDKKAHLAKTFKFLDK, encoded by the coding sequence ATGAGTATATATAGTACAGCCGTAAAAAAACCAATATCGACTATAATGATATTTATAGCCGTAATTGTGTTCGGTATTTATTCGCTGTTTTATCTGCCGGTTGATATGTATCCCGAGGTAGAACCCCCATATATTACGGTTATGACAACCTATGTGGGAGCCAACGCAGAAGAGATTGAAACCAATGTTACCAAGCTGATTGAAGATGGACTAAACTCTGTTGACGACCTTAAGGAGATTACTTCCCGCTCGCAGGATAACATATCGGTAGTTACCCTTGAGTTTGAATGGGAAGCCGACCTTACCGAAGCGGTTAACAATATTAGAGATGCACTTGAATTTGTAAAAGACGATTTACCTAACGATGCTGAATCTCCTCTTGTATACAAGTTTAATTCAAGCATGGCTCCAGTTTTGTTCTTTGCCGTTAATGCCAAAGAAAGCTACAATGGACTGGAAAAAATACTGGACGAAAAAATTGTTAACCCACTAAACAGGGTGAACGGAATTGGTAGTATCTCCATATTAGGTGCACCAGGACGAAGAATTTACGTTGAATGCGATCCGCTTAAGTTAGATGCATATGGTATAACGGTAGAACAAATCGGCCAGATTATCAGTGCTGAAAACATGAATGTTCCATCAGGACATATTAAAATGGGTCAGTTCGACTACCAGTTGCGTGTGGAAGGAGAGTTTGATGACAGCTACGAATTAGAGAACCTGGTAATTGGCAATAACAACGGTAAAACAGTTTACCTAAAAGACATTGCAGTTGTTAACGATACCTTCCGCGAAAAAGAGCTGGATGAACGTTTCGAAGGAAACCCGGGTATGCGCTTAATGGTGATGAAGCAATCGGGGGCCAATACCGTTCAGGTAGCCGAAGACGTAAAGGCCATGATGCAAGAGTTAAAAACATCGCTTCCTCCTGATATTTCTTTTTACGAGATTATGGATTCATCTTCTGATATCCAAAAATCGATCAACAACCTTATTGATACCTTAAAGTTCTCGCTCATATTTGTGGTACTGGTTGTATTACTTTTCTTGGGCCGATGGAGAGCTACCTTTATTATTGTGCTTACCATTCCAATTTCGTTAATTGTTGCTTTTACCTACTTGTTTGTCTCGGGTAACTCCATTAACATTATCTCGTTGGCATCTTTATCCATAGCCATTGGTATGGTGGTTGATGATGCCATTGTGGTACTCGAGAATATTATTAAACACATAGAGCGAGGCAGTTCACCGCGCGAGGCCGCAATTTATGCTACCAAAGAGGTATGGCTATCAGTAATTGCAACCACATTGGTGGTGGTAGCTGTATTCTTCCCTCTTACCTTAGTGGGTGGTCAAACCGGAGTATTGTTTAAGCAGTTGGGGTGGATTGTAACCATTACTGTTACCACTTCAACCATTGCTGCTATTACCTTAACGCCAATGCTTAGTGCTCAATTGCTACGTTTAAAAGAAAAGAAAAGCAATAAGGTTTCGTTATACGATAAATATGTAACCACAACACTTGATGCCATAGATAATGGGTACGGTAAAATTGTTGACTGGAGTATTCATCATAAAAAAGTAATTATTCCATCAGTAATTGCCATTTTTATCGGAACCATGATGTTAAGTAAGCAACTTAACTTCGAAAACATGCCTGAAACCGATCAGAGTTCTCTTACAGTAAACATTGAGTTACTTACCGGTTTGCGTGTTGAAGAAACAATGGCCACTGCCCGCGAAATAGAACAATTTATTAAAAAAGATATACCTGAAGCAAAATTGGTATACACATCATCGGGTACTGATGATGAGGGCGGTATTTCGGCCATCTTCTCCGAATCGGCCACACATACTATTGAAATGCGCATTAAACTGGTTGATATTGCAGACCGCGACAGAAGTGTTTGGCAACTGGCCGATGTGTTACGTACAAAGCTCGACCGTATGCCCGAAATTGTAAGTTCTTCGGTTAGCACTGCTGCAAATACCGGCTTTGGAGGATCAACTGGTGTTGATGTTGAAATTTATGGATACGATATTAAGAAAACAACATTACTGGCTAACGAAATTGCCGATCGCTTAAAAACCATTGAGGGAGCTGCCGATATTTCAATATCTCGCGAAAAAGAAAAACCTCAACTTCAAGTTGTTTTCGACAGAGATAAATTATCGGAGTACGGATTAAATACATCAACCGCCTCTATGGCTGTACGCAACCGCATGTCGGGTTTAACGGCCTCTAAGCTTCGCGAAGAAGGAGATGAATACGATATTGTAGTGCGTTACGACGAAAATGCCAGAAACACCATCAGCGATATCGAAAATATCTCCATTATGACACCAACAGGTAAACTGGTTCGTGTGGCAGAGCTTGGTAAGGTGGAAGAGTATTGGGCTCCTCCTCAAATTGAGCACAAACAGCGTCAGCGTATGTTAACTGTATCTACGGTTGCTGGTAAAGGATTATCTCTATCTGAATTGGCAGAGCTAGTTAAAGTAGAAGTTTCTAAAGTAGATATGCCTGGAGAGGTATGGATTTCGATTGGTGGAGCATATAAAGATATGCAAGACAATACCAAGGATTTGGGATTACTATTCTTAATCATCATTATATTGGTATACATTGTAATGGCTTCTCAGTTCGAATCACTAAAAATGCCATTCATCATAATGCTTTCCATCTTATTCTCGTTCTCGGGTGTAGTGCTGGCCTTGTACATTACCAACACCACTATGAGTACCATTGCTATGTTAGGAGCTATTTTGCTGGTAGGTATTGTGGTGAAGAACGGTATTGTAATGATCGACTTTATGAACCTGTTGCGCGAACGTGGCGTGGAATTACACGAAGCTACCGTAACAGCATGCCGATCGCGTTTACGACCCATTTTAATGACCGCTATGACAACCGTATTAGGTATGCTACCAATGGCATTAAGCGTTAGTGAAGGTTCCGAAATTTGGGCCCCAATGGGTATTACAGTAATTGGTGGTTTGCTATTTTCAACCATTATTACGTTGGTAATTGTTCCGGTGGTTTATGTGTTAATGGCTCGCCATGGGGCCCGAGATAAAAAAGCTCATTTAGCTAAAACATTTAAGTTTTTAGATAAATAA
- a CDS encoding TolC family protein, which yields MQIKWILIVALAITGKGVVAQEDAYIDRDSSQSTNIGQTENNNELNDKLILNLSEAKDYALEYNRDIKNAGLAITEANAKVWESISAGLPQLNATMDYTDYLGAEMSFQFDPDMPAQKSPMVSTSFLNISVSQLLFSGSYIVGLQTAKLAKAMSEKNAEKSELDVKELVSNAYFNILLAERSKEILTRNLENVRDLHRNTEAMYKVGVSELTDVDQLSIQVTMLENSLRRTDRQVDMAYDLLKLQLGVDPGTKIELTQSLDDFLEMFDFLNALVQPFDVNSNVDYQLLESQEEISKKQVSLQKMEYLPTISANYVRTEKIKTPIVDMQPNNVLQFNMNIPIFSSGMRKAKVDQAKIQLQTLQNNKAQLEDALNIQEKQARLNLKTALEQYSSQKKNVDVAYRVYENINRKFQHGLVSSLDLTTANNNYLGAESDYIESMLQVLNAHTTLEKLFNNL from the coding sequence ATGCAAATTAAATGGATACTGATTGTTGCGCTTGCAATCACAGGGAAAGGTGTAGTGGCGCAGGAAGATGCTTACATTGATCGGGATTCGTCTCAAAGTACAAACATTGGGCAAACCGAAAACAATAACGAGTTAAACGATAAGTTAATACTTAACCTCAGTGAAGCTAAGGACTACGCTCTGGAATACAACAGAGATATTAAAAATGCCGGTTTAGCTATAACCGAAGCAAACGCCAAGGTTTGGGAATCAATTTCAGCAGGATTGCCACAGCTTAATGCAACAATGGATTATACTGATTATTTAGGGGCAGAAATGTCGTTTCAGTTTGATCCGGATATGCCAGCACAAAAATCTCCTATGGTATCGACCAGTTTTTTAAACATTAGTGTTTCGCAGCTATTGTTTAGTGGAAGCTACATTGTAGGACTTCAAACAGCCAAATTAGCCAAAGCCATGTCGGAGAAAAATGCTGAGAAAAGTGAATTAGACGTTAAAGAGCTCGTTTCAAATGCTTACTTCAATATTTTGCTTGCTGAGCGATCGAAAGAGATTTTAACCCGTAACCTTGAGAATGTGCGAGATCTTCACCGTAATACAGAAGCCATGTACAAGGTAGGAGTATCGGAATTAACCGATGTTGATCAATTGTCGATTCAGGTAACCATGCTCGAAAACAGCTTACGACGCACAGATCGGCAAGTAGATATGGCATATGATTTACTTAAACTTCAACTAGGAGTAGATCCGGGAACAAAAATTGAACTGACTCAATCATTAGATGATTTTTTAGAAATGTTTGATTTCCTGAATGCATTAGTTCAACCTTTTGATGTTAACTCCAATGTTGATTATCAATTATTGGAATCGCAAGAAGAGATTTCGAAAAAGCAGGTATCATTGCAAAAGATGGAATATCTTCCAACTATTTCGGCTAATTACGTTCGTACCGAAAAGATTAAGACTCCTATTGTTGATATGCAACCAAACAACGTTTTGCAATTCAATATGAACATTCCCATCTTTTCATCAGGTATGAGAAAAGCCAAGGTTGATCAGGCTAAAATTCAGCTTCAAACCTTACAAAACAATAAAGCTCAGCTTGAAGATGCTTTAAATATTCAGGAGAAGCAAGCACGCTTAAATCTTAAAACAGCTTTAGAACAATATTCTAGTCAGAAAAAGAATGTGGATGTTGCTTACAGAGTTTACGAAAATATCAACCGTAAATTTCAGCATGGTTTAGTTTCGAGTTTAGACTTAACAACGGCTAATAACAACTATTTAGGTGCTGAGTCAGATTATATTGAATCGATGCTACAAGTTTTAAATGCACATACAACACTCGAAAAACTATTTAACAATCTGTAA
- a CDS encoding TolC family protein — MKKTILALVIILTTSSVYSQSDSLSFTLQEALDYATENAFDSKSATYDIQSAEKRVWEYIAIGLPQISVDGQLTDNLAIQENSFTMKNGAGEEVEMKMRLGKKYNWNATGNVNQLLFDGTYLLGVKASRIYVEISQKNKEKTQIDVREAVAEAYYVALVAGKNLETFKMNLQVNEQTLKETKAYYENGFRELTDVDQLKLMVNNSRNLLLDAERQLLIAQAVLKYSMGLAIEQPIKLSDNIDNLLMPVETYLPESNTFNVKSHIDYSILETQEDAQKAIIKSEQVQYLPKLNAFYNLSYIEFGDEFKDMSNTNSQMIGISLSVPIFKSGMQNARVQQEKINYLKLQNQMRQMEEVLKQQLMVAESNFKNAQAVYLNDKEGEEIAYRIYDRTRIKFANGLSSSTELSQNEGQYIQSQISYIQSTLNLLDTHIKYQKAINRL; from the coding sequence ATGAAAAAGACGATTTTAGCACTTGTAATTATACTAACTACATCAAGTGTTTATAGTCAATCCGATTCGCTTTCGTTCACTCTGCAAGAAGCCCTGGATTATGCCACTGAAAACGCCTTTGATAGTAAAAGTGCTACATACGATATTCAATCGGCCGAAAAGCGTGTGTGGGAATATATTGCCATAGGATTGCCTCAGATTAGTGTGGATGGCCAACTAACCGATAACCTGGCTATTCAGGAAAATTCCTTTACCATGAAAAATGGAGCTGGCGAAGAGGTGGAGATGAAAATGAGACTTGGCAAAAAATACAATTGGAATGCAACCGGTAATGTTAATCAATTACTTTTTGATGGAACCTATTTATTAGGTGTAAAAGCCAGTCGTATCTATGTTGAAATCAGCCAAAAAAACAAAGAAAAAACTCAAATAGACGTTCGCGAGGCTGTTGCCGAGGCCTATTACGTTGCTTTGGTGGCCGGCAAAAATCTCGAAACTTTTAAAATGAACCTTCAGGTTAATGAGCAAACCTTAAAAGAAACCAAAGCTTATTACGAAAATGGTTTCAGAGAATTAACCGATGTTGATCAGCTTAAACTGATGGTTAACAATTCGCGTAATTTATTGCTCGATGCCGAACGTCAGTTATTAATTGCACAGGCTGTATTAAAGTATTCGATGGGCCTTGCCATTGAACAACCCATTAAACTAAGCGATAACATTGATAATTTGCTTATGCCTGTTGAAACGTATCTTCCCGAATCAAACACCTTTAATGTTAAATCGCACATCGATTATTCTATTTTAGAAACACAGGAAGATGCTCAAAAAGCCATTATCAAAAGCGAGCAAGTACAGTATTTGCCCAAACTAAATGCCTTTTACAACCTTAGCTACATCGAATTTGGCGATGAATTTAAGGACATGAGCAATACCAATTCGCAAATGATTGGGATATCGCTATCTGTTCCCATCTTCAAGTCAGGAATGCAGAATGCACGTGTTCAACAAGAAAAAATCAATTATCTGAAATTACAAAACCAAATGCGCCAGATGGAAGAAGTACTGAAACAACAACTGATGGTTGCCGAATCGAACTTTAAAAATGCCCAGGCAGTGTACCTGAATGATAAGGAAGGCGAAGAAATAGCCTACCGTATTTACGATCGTACCCGCATTAAATTTGCCAATGGGCTTAGTTCAAGTACCGAGCTATCGCAAAACGAAGGTCAATATATACAGTCTCAAATAAGTTATATACAATCAACCCTCAACCTGTTGGATACTCATATTAAATACCAAAAAGCCATTAACCGTTTATAA
- a CDS encoding efflux RND transporter periplasmic adaptor subunit: protein MKTKRFRIMKKLAISLIILLLAGCAATTDDNRKEKETELAEYKNELSQLKKKIAKLEQELADNSGEGAIAVITTPIKPVLFEHFVDISGQVQADKNIIVSPESSGKIVSIDVKEGQQVQKGQVLARLNTEMIERSLDEININLDLAKTTFERQSNLWEQNIGSEMEYLQSKSQMESLKQKKEGLEAQLNMAVVRAPINGIVDDIIQRQGEMANPAAPFARLVNIDQVYITADVSEMYLQKIKAGDDVSINFPVLDKTIDAEIYRTSSVIDRDSRTFRLRINLPNSLGEYKPNMLAVLKLRTYAADNSIVVPSILVKKDFSGEFVFIAVDKDGKKIAQKQYIKTGIKDNNNTLVTEGLTNGDQLITTGYAQVVDGSAISLQ, encoded by the coding sequence ATGAAAACCAAAAGATTCCGAATAATGAAAAAGTTGGCCATTAGTCTCATCATTCTTCTTTTAGCTGGCTGCGCTGCCACTACCGACGATAACCGAAAAGAGAAGGAAACCGAACTTGCCGAATACAAAAACGAGTTATCGCAACTTAAAAAGAAGATTGCCAAACTCGAACAGGAGCTGGCCGATAACTCGGGCGAAGGAGCTATTGCCGTAATTACAACGCCCATTAAACCCGTTCTTTTCGAACACTTTGTTGATATAAGCGGACAGGTTCAAGCTGATAAAAACATCATTGTAAGCCCCGAGTCATCTGGTAAAATTGTTAGCATCGATGTAAAAGAAGGACAGCAAGTACAAAAAGGTCAGGTACTGGCTCGCCTAAATACCGAAATGATCGAACGCAGCCTCGACGAGATTAATATCAACCTCGATTTGGCTAAAACAACTTTCGAGCGTCAGTCGAACTTATGGGAACAAAATATTGGTTCGGAGATGGAGTACCTTCAGTCCAAATCGCAGATGGAATCGTTAAAGCAGAAAAAAGAAGGGCTCGAAGCTCAACTGAATATGGCAGTAGTGCGGGCTCCTATTAACGGAATTGTTGATGATATTATTCAGCGCCAGGGCGAGATGGCCAATCCGGCAGCACCGTTTGCACGACTGGTTAATATCGATCAGGTTTACATTACAGCCGATGTTTCAGAGATGTATCTTCAAAAAATTAAGGCTGGCGATGATGTAAGCATCAACTTTCCGGTATTAGATAAGACGATAGATGCTGAAATTTATCGTACCTCATCGGTTATCGATCGCGATTCGCGTACCTTTCGCTTACGCATCAACCTGCCAAACAGTTTAGGCGAATACAAACCCAACATGCTGGCCGTGTTAAAGCTTAGAACCTATGCGGCAGATAACTCAATTGTTGTTCCATCTATTTTGGTGAAGAAAGATTTTAGTGGCGAATTTGTTTTTATCGCGGTTGATAAGGATGGTAAAAAGATTGCCCAAAAACAATACATCAAAACAGGAATAAAAGATAATAACAACACATTGGTAACTGAAGGACTTACCAACGGCGACCAGCTAATTACCACCGGCTATGCTCAGGTAGTAGACGGATCTGCTATTTCATTGCAATAA
- a CDS encoding TetR/AcrR family transcriptional regulator — translation MKDKRPTIISKAVELYHQYGIKSVSMDDIAREIGMSKKTLYQAIHDKNELVESVVDHYINLVTELLSVFHNNDYNAIEQHSIHAKKVIQRFPRYNPSMLFDLRKYYPTLLRKLNEHRYKETMDANILNLKKGIKEGYYLNDINPHIIAKIMLGYQQFLFDSASGLLDDNELADPKTYEEVYKYHFRGICTPEGIVKLDELFNHKT, via the coding sequence ATGAAGGATAAAAGACCAACCATTATATCTAAAGCTGTTGAACTCTATCATCAATACGGAATAAAAAGTGTGAGTATGGATGACATTGCCCGTGAAATTGGAATGTCGAAAAAAACACTTTATCAAGCCATTCATGATAAAAACGAATTGGTTGAATCGGTAGTTGATCATTACATCAACCTGGTTACCGAACTACTTTCGGTGTTTCACAATAACGATTATAATGCCATTGAACAACATAGTATTCATGCAAAAAAAGTAATTCAACGCTTTCCACGTTATAATCCTTCAATGTTGTTTGATTTGCGCAAGTACTATCCAACACTACTACGCAAATTAAACGAGCACAGATACAAAGAAACAATGGATGCCAACATTCTTAATCTTAAAAAAGGCATAAAAGAAGGTTACTATCTTAACGATATTAATCCGCACATTATAGCCAAAATAATGTTGGGGTACCAGCAATTTCTGTTCGATTCAGCTTCTGGCCTGTTGGACGATAACGAACTGGCCGATCCTAAAACCTACGAAGAAGTTTATAAATACCACTTCAGAGGTATTTGCACCCCTGAAGGAATAGTAAAACTAGATGAATTATTCAACCACAAAACATAA
- a CDS encoding TetR/AcrR family transcriptional regulator: MEDKRLQIIKQSASLFHQFGIKSVSMDDIARELGMSKKTLYQFIKDKNDLVESVVEFNRDLFTDFLSAFKNNSLNAIEQFYSYQMRMIEHFPKYNPSMLYDLKKYYPLLLNDIIEKRKNLMLEANIANLEKGKKEGFYHADIDSKIISKLQVGNQNYVFDPSNGLFTDADLNDHKVLEQLYKYHFRGICTQSGIDELKRVFKHVYAE, from the coding sequence ATGGAAGATAAAAGGCTACAAATAATTAAACAATCAGCTTCGCTTTTTCACCAATTTGGCATAAAAAGTGTAAGTATGGATGATATTGCCCGAGAGTTAGGAATGTCGAAAAAAACCTTGTATCAATTTATAAAAGACAAGAATGATCTTGTGGAAAGTGTTGTTGAATTTAACAGGGATTTGTTTACAGATTTCTTATCTGCTTTTAAAAATAATTCACTCAATGCCATAGAACAGTTCTATTCATATCAAATGCGTATGATCGAACACTTCCCCAAGTACAATCCGTCTATGCTCTATGATTTAAAAAAATATTATCCCTTGCTACTTAATGATATCATTGAAAAACGCAAAAACTTAATGCTCGAGGCTAATATTGCAAACCTTGAAAAAGGCAAAAAAGAGGGATTTTATCATGCCGATATTGATTCAAAAATCATATCTAAATTACAGGTTGGCAATCAAAACTATGTATTTGATCCATCGAATGGTCTTTTCACAGACGCTGATTTAAATGATCATAAGGTACTGGAACAGCTCTATAAATATCACTTCCGCGGAATTTGCACACAAAGCGGAATTGATGAACTAAAAAGAGTTTTCAAACACGTTTACGCAGAATAA
- a CDS encoding efflux RND transporter periplasmic adaptor subunit — translation MKYNILAIAIASFLLASCGGSKEQNQDKEEILKKSVRVTTLQPETIQINQEYTATINAYDKVYLAPNMPGRIKEIKVEVNDKVRKDQVVVQMDASQLVQMEVQFANLEKEMDRMDSLIAYGSISQQVYDQTQAQYEATKASLDNLRDNTIIKSPFNGLVTGRFYENSEIYGGTPNTNDGKAAILTIEQIEKLKVTVNMSERFFPLVKAGLKTKLLTDVYGKEEFEGEVSLVYPTIDPSTRTFTVEITIPNSSLKLRPGMFARVRVHLGEKETIVAPASAVLMLEGTSNRYVFIEENGKAKHVNVTLGERFDDKLEIISDEIKPGDKLVTTGQSRLNNGDLIEVVK, via the coding sequence ATGAAATATAACATTCTTGCAATTGCTATCGCATCATTCCTATTGGCAAGCTGTGGTGGCTCAAAAGAACAAAATCAAGATAAAGAAGAAATACTTAAAAAATCGGTAAGGGTAACTACACTTCAACCCGAAACAATTCAAATTAATCAAGAATATACAGCCACCATTAATGCCTATGATAAAGTTTATCTGGCACCCAATATGCCAGGCCGTATTAAAGAAATTAAAGTAGAGGTAAACGACAAAGTTCGAAAAGATCAAGTAGTTGTGCAAATGGATGCAAGCCAGTTGGTACAAATGGAAGTTCAGTTTGCCAATCTTGAAAAAGAGATGGATCGTATGGATTCGTTAATTGCTTATGGCTCCATATCACAACAAGTCTACGATCAAACACAGGCACAATACGAAGCAACAAAAGCAAGCCTTGATAACTTGCGTGATAACACCATCATCAAAAGTCCATTTAACGGATTGGTAACCGGACGTTTTTACGAAAACAGCGAAATTTATGGTGGTACACCTAACACCAACGATGGTAAGGCAGCCATCTTAACCATTGAGCAAATCGAAAAACTAAAAGTAACAGTTAATATGTCGGAACGATTCTTCCCATTAGTTAAAGCCGGCTTAAAAACAAAGCTTTTAACTGATGTATACGGAAAAGAGGAGTTTGAAGGCGAAGTATCGTTGGTATATCCTACCATCGATCCATCTACCCGCACCTTTACTGTTGAAATTACTATACCTAACAGTAGTTTAAAACTTCGCCCGGGTATGTTTGCCCGTGTAAGGGTACACCTTGGCGAAAAAGAAACCATTGTGGCTCCGGCATCGGCTGTATTAATGCTGGAAGGAACATCGAACCGTTACGTTTTTATCGAAGAAAATGGCAAAGCTAAACATGTGAATGTAACCTTGGGCGAACGATTTGATGATAAGTTGGAAATTATTTCAGATGAGATCAAACCGGGCGATAAATTAGTTACAACAGGTCAGTCACGACTTAATAATGGTGACTTGATTGAGGTAGTTAAATAA
- a CDS encoding PG0541 family transporter-associated protein yields MKSVFIVYNQANTERVEFMLDRLEVRGYTMWEDVKGRGTNNGEPRMGTHTWPEMNSALMAIVPDEKVEPLLEAIKKLDNINLEVGVKAFVWDILQSV; encoded by the coding sequence ATGAAATCAGTATTTATAGTATATAACCAAGCCAATACCGAACGGGTAGAGTTTATGCTCGACCGACTGGAAGTACGTGGTTACACCATGTGGGAAGATGTTAAAGGACGTGGCACCAACAATGGCGAACCGCGCATGGGTACACATACCTGGCCCGAAATGAACTCTGCACTTATGGCAATAGTTCCCGACGAAAAAGTTGAACCTTTGCTAGAAGCCATTAAAAAGCTCGACAATATCAACCTTGAGGTAGGTGTTAAGGCCTTTGTATGGGATATTCTACAATCGGTATAA